A window from Pseudomonadota bacterium encodes these proteins:
- a CDS encoding heme-binding protein has protein sequence MKTVTALFGALFLSGCSLIGVRSDTEHAPYAVVAEISDTIEVRRYPNLLVAEATAEADDEVSGRNAAFRLLFDYISGANRSKEAVAMTVPVETDSSSSQISMTVPVETAVDDVGTYSMRFYFPSGYDMENAPEPTNANVIVNEVPERTVAVLRFSGSTGTDNVARHTESLMRTLEENGLQITGDPTYMFYDPPWTLWFLRRNEVVVPVIAD, from the coding sequence ATGAAAACTGTAACGGCACTTTTTGGCGCGTTGTTTCTATCGGGTTGCTCACTGATTGGCGTTCGCTCAGACACGGAGCACGCTCCCTACGCAGTGGTCGCCGAGATCAGCGATACGATCGAAGTCAGACGTTATCCTAATCTACTCGTGGCTGAGGCGACGGCAGAAGCCGATGACGAGGTTAGTGGTCGCAACGCGGCTTTCCGTCTGTTGTTTGATTACATCTCTGGCGCCAACCGTTCAAAGGAAGCGGTCGCGATGACAGTTCCGGTCGAAACAGACAGCTCTTCCTCACAAATCAGCATGACAGTTCCGGTTGAGACGGCAGTCGACGACGTCGGCACCTATTCGATGAGGTTCTACTTCCCGTCTGGATACGACATGGAGAACGCTCCAGAGCCGACCAATGCCAACGTGATCGTGAATGAAGTGCCTGAACGAACTGTCGCTGTTTTGCGTTTCTCAGGCTCGACGGGCACCGACAACGTCGCTCGGCATACTGAGTCGCTCATGCGGACGCTCGAGGAAAATGGTCTACAGATCACCGGTGATCCGACCTACATGTTCTACGATCCGCCGTGGACGCTTTGGTTCCTCCGGCGAAATGAAGTGGTCGTACCTGTAATCGCTGATTAG